The genomic interval AGACTGTTTCTGGGCGGTTACCGCATCACACTCGGCAAGTACAGGGCCAATTCGGGTACCAAATACAGCACGCCCAATGCTATACACATGGCCACAAAGAACGGTACTATAGCGGAGAACACCTCCTCCAGCCGCGTGTTCGTAATGCCGCTCACAACGTAGGCCACCATGCCTACCGGAGGCGTTAGCAGGCCCATCTCACCCACCAGGGTAACCATTACGCCGAACCATACCGGATCGGCCCCCAGGCTGGCAACCACCGGAAAGACAATCGGCATGGTAAGCAGCATCATGGCCAGGGTATCCATGACGCAACCCAGCGCAACGTATATTGCCAGGATAGAGATCAGGATTGCGTGGCGCGAAACCGCAAGTCCGGCTACCCATCCCTTGAAGTAGGCTGCAAACCCCGCGGCCGCCAGGAAATTCGAAAATATCATTGCGCCTATTGTAATCGTCAATATCATACACGTGTGCGTCACGGCCGTCCTTAGGGCACTGGTGATCAGATCTAGGGCAAAACCGCGCTTGGCCAGCAGCAGGGCTAGGGCTCCCGCCGCTCCTATTGCTCCCGCCTCTGAGGGCGTACATACACCGAAGAAGAGGCTCCCCATCACCAGGACGAACAGAATCAGCGCCCCTGCCACGCCCCGCAATGACCGTACCCTCTCGCGCAACGGAATAGCCGGCCCCGCCGGACCGAATTCCGGCCTGCGCCAACACAGAAAGGAAATAATCGCTATATATGAGGCTGTCAGTACAATACCCGGCAAAATCCCCGCCACGAAGAGTCGAGAAACGGAAGTACCAGTTAGGAATCCGTACACGATAAAAGCCATGCTAGGAGGGATCAAACTGCTCAAGCTTCCCCCGGCGGCCACAGCACCGCATGCCAGCCGTCGATCATACCGAAGCCTTACCATCTGGGGATAGGCGATCGTTCCCATTGCCGCCGCTCCGGCCATACTTACGCCACAACACGCCCCGAAGGCGGTGGAGGCCAATACGCTCGCTATTGCTACCCCACCCCGGAGCCTTCCTACCCACTTGTACGCCGCCTCGAAGAGTTCCGCACCCACCCCGGAATAGAATACAAACTGGCCCATGAGTATGAACAGTGGCAACGAAAGCAGATTGCTGTTCGTAGCCCAGGTATAGGGGGCGCTGCTCAGCAGGGACAGCGCCGGCCCCACGCCTTTCACCAACAGCACGCCCGCCGCGCCTGCCGTGGCGAAGGCAAAGCCTATCGGCATCCCGACCAAAATAAGGACAATAAATAACGCGAACCCGATGGCGCTGACGAATAGCTCCGGCACCTTCTACCTCACCTCTACTCCCTCAGTCTGCATGGCGCTTACCGTCACCAAGAAGGGAGTATAATACCTCCCGAGCCAACTGTGTAAGGATGAGAAGAGAACCGACTGGTACCAAAAAGTAAGTAAAACCTATCGGGATATCTACGGTTTGTAAGGTTCTTCCCTCGGCGTAGTTCGTTGCAGCGATGCGCCAGGACTGTTGGGCAACAACAGCAAACAACACTAGCAGGAGAATTCTTACTATCTGCTCGAGTACCGTTCGGGCCCGTGGGGGAAGCCTCCTGGTGAGCAACTCCACTTTGACATGCTGCCCCTGCGACTGCGTGGGCGCCCATCCCAGGAGCACAACCAGGCCCATCATGATTGAACTTATCTCTAGCGCCCCCAATATCGGCCGGTTAAGCGCGAATCTACCAAACACGTCGCACGTACCGAGTACCATGATAGCCGCCAGGGTAGCGGAACACATATACGTTGCGTATCGGTTCAGACGCCCAACCACGCGATCTATTGTTGAAAGCAAGTCCCGGTTCGCTTCTGGCCGCATCATCGCCATCCCCTTCTCAGTCTGATGACGGGGCATGCTGCCTGCACGCCGGCCCCTCGCCTTTATCCGACCGCAACTGACGCGGCCTTCGGTTACCGGAGCCCACTGGGTGCCGGGGTGCCGGGGCGCGAAGGCGAGGTGACGGTGTCTCGCCATCGGAGCTTCCGGTTCAGTCGCTGCTAGGCGGGAATGCGACACCCCGCCTTCGGGAGCCACTGCACCACGGCCACCTTGAGCGATGGCGACGTCCGGTAGACGGGTATAGACGGGTACCGTCCGGCCGGATTCAGGACACGCAGTACCGAGGCCGGCGCGAAAGTCCGGTTACTACTCCGGAAGCGGATAGCCGTATGCGGGCTGGTCCACTCCGAGTTCCTTCAGGCTGTTATAGAACTCGTCTGCCACCTGCCTGGCCGGCAATCCTTTGGCCTCATTTTCCGCTATCCATTCCTTGAAAATGCCAGCGCAGATTTCCTCCAGTTTCGCTTTGTCTGCATCGCTCCAACCGATAGATTGTCCGGTTGTGCTCAGGAACTTCTGCATAGCCTCTTCATACTCGTCTGCTTGAGCCTTAGCGATCATTAGAGAATACTTTCCGTCTGCATCCATGTCATCGATAATCTTCTGAATGTCTGGCGGCATCCGATTATAGACGTCCTTATTCATTGCTACTATATGCATGACTCTGAACATTCTCACCGGTTCGATCAAATATTTCACCCATTCATGGACGCCCGCACGATAGAGGCTAATACCGGTCACTAGCTGACCCTGAATTATGCCCCTTTGATACATCGCGGATAGCTCAGGAGGAGGGGCAAAAACCGGCACGGCCCCCAGTGCTTCCAACAGTTTTACCCGGGCCCCGCCGCCGGTACCTATTTTTACGCCCTTCAGATCAGCTATGTTCCTGATCGGCTTGACAGTAAGGAGGTCCTCTGAGGACGCGGAAACGAACACAAAGAGCACCTTGACGTCGGCGTACTCCTTGTCAAAGTACCCCTTATCCCACACTTTGCGTATGGCTTTGGTGGCTACGTCGGCTCTCACCTGCCTAAAGGGTAGTGATACTACGTCCGACAGGGGGAATGGCTTGTCGGTATCTTGGGGTACAAAGAAGGCTACATCGGCAAGCCCGCTCGTAACCGCATCGTAAGACTTATCAATCGAGGCTAGGGCTCCGCCATGCACCACCTCTACCTTGAGCCTGCCACCAGTTCGCTCTTCAAGGTCTCTCGCCCACGTTTCGAACACTGCCGAACCCCTATTGATGTCCGGGGGCTCCATCCAATTCGCGAACGTAATCTTTTGCGGCGCGGATGTAGATGCAGGCGTGGATGCAGATGTAGATGTTTGGGACGAGTTAGACGACGAACAGGCAGAGCAAGCGATCGCAGCTGCAAATACTGTTAGTGTCAATAGCGTAAGCATCTTGCGTGGCTTCGCGTTCGAAACGCGTAATCTAGGCATTACTCTCAACCCCCAATGTGTGACTCGATGTCCCGCTCCCAGGATGCCAACGATGCTCAATTGGGATCACCTCACGGAAAAGTTAGGGAAGTCTATCTCAGCGTTGGGTAAGGTCGACCCTCAAGTGTTTTTGTTTACGCCAGCCCCAAACGCGTCTACGATACCAGTACCACCGTCTACCAATATGACGGCTCCCGTAATATACGAAGCGTCACTACTCGCCAGGAAGGCGCATATTCCCGCCAACTCATCGGGAGTGGCTGCCCGACGAAGGGGAATGTTGGCGAACCCGCTCCCAAGCAGGGAATCCATCGTGGTACCCAACTTCTCGGCGAGTTCCCTGAAATGCCCTTCGGACATCGGGGTTCTGACAAACCCCGGGCATACCACGTTGCACCTTATGCCGTACGGCCCGTAGTCTAAGGCGACTTGCTGGGTGAGCCCGATCAATGCGGCCTTCGATGCACAGTAGGCCGCTGACGCAGGCATGGAGCGGACGCCCGCCAGGGAGGCAATGTTGACAATTGAGCCGCTGCCCGCCTTGATCATGCATGGTATCGAGGCCTTCATGAGCATGAAGGGACCCGTAACGTTAACCGCAAAGGTCCTCTGCCAATCCTCCAAGCTGATCTCCTCAAGTGTACCCCCCATATCAAGGGCCGCGCAGTTCACTAGGATATCTAGCTGCCCCCCAAAGGACAACGCCGTCGCCATCATCCGCTCAACGTCCTCAGGTCGTGAAACGTCTCCTGAACACTTTACTACCGCTCCGCGAGGAAGCGAATCCGCAACCTTGTCTAGGTAGGCTTCGCGACGCCCGACAATGCACACTTTCGCCCCTTCGGCGACAAATCGCCTCGTAATCGCGGCCCCTATACCGGAGCCGCCGCCTGTCACGAGCGCCATTTTCCCTTCCAGACTGCCCATTGTCCAACTGCCTCCTCTGTCCTTGCCTTGCCGTGAGGTCTGCGGCCCTTCTTAGCCTTTCTTATCGACCCCTTCCTTCCACCCCTCCTTATAGGACCCTGTACCAAGCATGATAGCCATCTCGATATGCGGCCGGGTACACCGCCTCCATGTTACCGGGCCGTGCTTAGTTCCGGCAGGGATGAACAGCGCGGAAGTACGGTCAAAAACCAGGGGCTCTCCGTTCACCACAAACTCAATCTCTGCACCAAGATCTTCGGGATCGTACGGGTTGCTGCCAATGTGTAGTACTATTTCGTTGTAGTCATGGCTGTGCTCAAAGATGTGCGGATTGGGCTCGGGCATTGCCCAAATCCATCCCACCTCCATGTATACGTTACAACCAGGTACAAGTTCATTGCTCATCAGGGTCATAGATGGATTTGCTCTACCGGTAATTTTCATCTTGGGACCCGCTTCATAGATAGGTTTTGTAACTAGCCGATAGCCTGACATTAACGATCCCCCCATCGATTGTTTCTGCGCAGTCACTCCCTGCTAGCAGGCCGGCAGTTTAGCATCAGGTCTTCTCCCCAATACCTAGGCCCTTCCGGTTGATCGATTACCCGCCCAGTTGTCGACCAGGTCATTATCCCCTCCTTCCGGACATAATCCAATATCTTCTTTTTGAACTGGCGTCGTAGCCTCGGCTCCTTGGGACGGAGGTCGTTTGGTAATGGCGTAATATTCCCGCAGTACCTAAGATACCTACGCTTCAATGCAGTACAGCTCGCCAGGGTGCCGGAACGGGAGCTATGAGGTTTGGCGAAACTTAAGCTTTAGAGCACTCTCTACCTCCGGGGGCACCAGGTTGGAAACCGACCCGCCCAGGGAAGCAACCCGC from Clostridia bacterium carries:
- a CDS encoding TRAP transporter large permease yields the protein MPELFVSAIGFALFIVLILVGMPIGFAFATAGAAGVLLVKGVGPALSLLSSAPYTWATNSNLLSLPLFILMGQFVFYSGVGAELFEAAYKWVGRLRGGVAIASVLASTAFGACCGVSMAGAAAMGTIAYPQMVRLRYDRRLACGAVAAGGSLSSLIPPSMAFIVYGFLTGTSVSRLFVAGILPGIVLTASYIAIISFLCWRRPEFGPAGPAIPLRERVRSLRGVAGALILFVLVMGSLFFGVCTPSEAGAIGAAGALALLLAKRGFALDLITSALRTAVTHTCMILTITIGAMIFSNFLAAAGFAAYFKGWVAGLAVSRHAILISILAIYVALGCVMDTLAMMLLTMPIVFPVVASLGADPVWFGVMVTLVGEMGLLTPPVGMVAYVVSGITNTRLEEVFSAIVPFFVAMCIALGVLYLVPELALYLPSVMR
- the dctP gene encoding TRAP transporter substrate-binding protein DctP, whose protein sequence is MFETWARDLEERTGGRLKVEVVHGGALASIDKSYDAVTSGLADVAFFVPQDTDKPFPLSDVVSLPFRQVRADVATKAIRKVWDKGYFDKEYADVKVLFVFVSASSEDLLTVKPIRNIADLKGVKIGTGGGARVKLLEALGAVPVFAPPPELSAMYQRGIIQGQLVTGISLYRAGVHEWVKYLIEPVRMFRVMHIVAMNKDVYNRMPPDIQKIIDDMDADGKYSLMIAKAQADEYEEAMQKFLSTTGQSIGWSDADKAKLEEICAGIFKEWIAENEAKGLPARQVADEFYNSLKELGVDQPAYGYPLPE
- a CDS encoding SDR family oxidoreductase — its product is MGSLEGKMALVTGGGSGIGAAITRRFVAEGAKVCIVGRREAYLDKVADSLPRGAVVKCSGDVSRPEDVERMMATALSFGGQLDILVNCAALDMGGTLEEISLEDWQRTFAVNVTGPFMLMKASIPCMIKAGSGSIVNIASLAGVRSMPASAAYCASKAALIGLTQQVALDYGPYGIRCNVVCPGFVRTPMSEGHFRELAEKLGTTMDSLLGSGFANIPLRRAATPDELAGICAFLASSDASYITGAVILVDGGTGIVDAFGAGVNKNT